A DNA window from Halorussus sp. MSC15.2 contains the following coding sequences:
- a CDS encoding orc1/cdc6 family replication initiation protein, translating to MSSSIDYFGDDPIFENKELLQISHLPEDDDDIIGREEELKNLGRALRPALNGNTPNNVFLYGKTGTGKSLCSKFISRQLIREASNNNVRVGYAYVDCLQDSTETQAVRNAGTQLNHPDQTGISIPETGISTAAYYKRLWNVIDETYDVAIIILDEVDKLENDSVLMQLSRAAESEKLQQSKVATIAISNKIRYKEKLNERVKSSLCEVDYVFPPYDATQLRQILEARSDAFADGVIEDGVIPKVAALAAREHGDARKAIDILRFAGEIAEKHGDSTVNEDHVEEAQEREEQNRLSELISKSPPHSQQVLLALAFQAQQAAEETPEIPNTDIYEMYRQLCEQDGLSPLKQRRVRDILSELEFLSIIDQDRRGRGKGKGGYTVNQLLDDPELVVKACQAAKE from the coding sequence ATGTCGAGCTCTATCGACTACTTTGGGGATGATCCAATTTTCGAAAACAAGGAACTTCTCCAGATATCTCACCTCCCCGAGGACGACGACGACATCATTGGACGGGAGGAGGAACTCAAGAATCTCGGACGAGCTCTCCGCCCGGCACTCAACGGTAACACGCCGAACAACGTCTTCCTCTACGGGAAAACCGGCACCGGCAAGTCCCTCTGCTCCAAGTTCATTAGCCGCCAACTCATACGGGAGGCGTCTAATAACAATGTCCGCGTTGGCTACGCCTACGTTGACTGCCTTCAGGACTCCACCGAAACCCAGGCTGTTCGCAATGCGGGCACTCAACTCAACCATCCGGACCAAACTGGCATCTCCATTCCAGAGACTGGTATCTCGACCGCCGCCTACTACAAGCGCCTCTGGAACGTCATCGACGAAACCTACGACGTCGCCATCATCATCCTTGACGAGGTGGACAAACTCGAAAACGACTCCGTTCTTATGCAACTCTCACGCGCAGCGGAATCGGAGAAACTCCAGCAAAGCAAAGTCGCCACCATCGCAATCTCGAACAAGATTCGATACAAGGAGAAACTGAACGAACGCGTCAAAAGCAGCCTCTGCGAAGTTGATTACGTCTTCCCCCCATACGACGCGACGCAACTCCGTCAGATTCTCGAAGCACGTAGTGACGCCTTTGCCGACGGTGTCATCGAAGATGGCGTTATTCCGAAGGTCGCAGCGCTCGCCGCTCGTGAACACGGTGACGCTCGGAAGGCCATCGATATCCTCCGGTTTGCCGGTGAGATCGCTGAAAAGCACGGCGACAGCACCGTCAACGAAGACCATGTCGAAGAGGCTCAAGAACGCGAAGAGCAGAATCGACTCTCGGAACTCATCTCCAAATCGCCACCACACTCCCAGCAGGTCCTGCTCGCGCTTGCATTCCAGGCCCAACAGGCTGCCGAAGAGACTCCGGAGATTCCCAACACGGACATTTATGAGATGTACCGCCAGCTCTGTGAACAGGACGGTCTCTCCCCGTTAAAACAGCGCCGTGTTCGAGACATTCTCTCGGAACTGGAGTTCCTCTCGATCATCGATCAGGACCGCCGTGGCCGCGGCAAAGGCAAGGGCGGCTACACCGTCAACCAACTGCTCGATGACCCAGAGCTTGTCGTTAAAGCCTGTCAGGCCGCCAAGGAGTAA
- a CDS encoding ArdC-like ssDNA-binding domain-containing protein — translation MLPTTDPRVTFDESDTRTDEMHSAIEAWIDDLVAFTDKAKASQQFQDCLAVQSQFHDYSHRNTVLINLQYPEATKVAGYNTWRNEFDRHVQEGEQAIWIWAPIITKRCPECENSPSYHQQSDCEYDETPPEEWSKGLVGFKPTTVFDVSQTDGEPLPELETEATGDADDLVPALKDGTAQLGVTVRIVDADEWEHGDATGICKYRRKRDLQPVVEAKARSNRAGLAVTLIHEYAHALLHADITDETERAKREVEAEAVAYIVGRYCGLDTSGSAFYLAAWQGDDSEIIQERLGRISSTAQEIIESLEG, via the coding sequence ATGTTACCGACGACAGATCCGCGGGTCACTTTCGACGAATCCGACACCCGCACCGACGAGATGCACAGCGCGATTGAAGCGTGGATTGACGACCTCGTCGCTTTCACTGACAAGGCAAAAGCCAGTCAGCAGTTCCAAGACTGTCTTGCTGTTCAATCCCAGTTCCACGACTACTCCCATCGGAACACGGTCCTCATCAATCTCCAGTATCCAGAGGCAACGAAGGTCGCAGGCTACAACACCTGGCGGAATGAGTTCGACCGGCACGTTCAGGAAGGCGAACAGGCCATCTGGATCTGGGCCCCGATCATCACGAAGCGGTGTCCCGAGTGCGAGAATTCGCCCAGCTATCACCAACAAAGTGACTGTGAGTACGACGAGACGCCGCCGGAGGAGTGGTCGAAAGGGCTTGTCGGCTTCAAGCCAACGACGGTCTTCGATGTGTCTCAGACCGATGGTGAGCCGCTTCCCGAACTGGAGACCGAGGCGACTGGCGACGCCGACGATCTCGTGCCTGCACTCAAAGATGGAACTGCTCAACTTGGCGTGACAGTTCGGATCGTCGATGCTGACGAATGGGAGCATGGCGACGCAACGGGCATCTGCAAATACCGGAGGAAGCGTGATCTCCAACCAGTCGTCGAGGCAAAAGCCCGCTCGAATCGGGCCGGTCTCGCTGTCACGCTGATTCACGAGTACGCCCACGCACTCCTCCATGCAGACATCACCGACGAGACCGAGCGGGCGAAACGCGAGGTCGAAGCAGAAGCCGTCGCATACATCGTTGGTCGGTACTGCGGGCTCGACACGAGTGGGTCGGCATTCTATCTCGCTGCATGGCAAGGCGATGACTCGGAGATAATCCAGGAGCGCCTCGGTCGAATCAGTTCGACCGCTCAGGAAATCATTGAGTCGCTTGAGGGGTAA